Within the Gadus chalcogrammus isolate NIFS_2021 chromosome 15, NIFS_Gcha_1.0, whole genome shotgun sequence genome, the region AAGTTCTGTATTTCATGCATTCACATATCTACTTAACGCACATGCTGATCATGTtcaacccctcctcccctcgctTAAGTTGGGAGCATCCTGATTTTCCCAGAATGCCCTTCTCTCCCGCAGGGTCCTGTTCACCCACAACATGTCCCCGGTGACGGGGGTGTACCCCATCCCGGGCGTGTCGGCCGACACCATGCAGCTGCTCATCGAGTACGCCTACACCCGGCACGTGGAAGTCACCTGGGACAACGTGGAGGCCCTGCTGGTCGCGGCCGACTACCTCTCCGTCATGGGCGCCGTGCGCGCCTGCTGCGGCTTCCTGGGCGGCCAGCTCAGCGTGGAGAACGCGGTGGGCATCTGGCGGCTGACCAATCACTACCCGCTGCCCAGGCTCCGGCGCCGGGCCTACCTGTACATACTGCGCTGCTTCGAGGAGGTGGCGCGCGTGTCCGAGGAGTTCCCCGAGCtgtccctggagcagctggggGACCTCCTGGGGGAGGACACCCTCAACGCCgcccaggaggaggtggtgtttgaGGCGCTGCTCCGGTGGATCTCCCACGCCCATGAGGAGCGGAGGGGACACATCTCACAGCTGCTGCTCAAGGTGACTGCAGGGGGGGAGCCTCCTGAAAACGCCTAAGTGCTTTAGGAGAGGGCTTCATTCCGGGGGCGACTTGCGACACATGTCCCCCCAGTGGGGGTACACACCTAGACTGATGGTAAATCAGCCTCCCGTTAGACTGGGTTCCccccccgcccattctgccggcaaTTTGAGTtggccctgcagaagggtctggagaagagcaatacatttctttctagtttcGGTACGTTCTCgcaggagccaatcaccaagctggcttttccccctggcgcgctattggctggtttaacacaatgacgacagggaagcgacggcaagcagaccaattgcgtacagagtcagttgaaccaGGCCCGTCGATCaggcctcttgtgctgaagaaaatgacagcagcctccccagaccaacgtgcaatctacgctGAAGCTTGGTCTGGCAGTAGCCAGGCTAGCCTCCCGTTGTTAAACGAGTGTAAaccgtgtgcgtgcatgtgtgtgtctttgtgtgtgtgtgtgtgcgttgcagGTCCGCATGGGCCTGATGGACACCGAGTACTTCCGGGGCCGCGTGAAGAACCACTCCCTGGTGCGCAGCGACGAGCGCTGCCGCCCCGTGATCCTCGAGGTGCTGCGGGTCATGTACGACCGCGACATGAACACCCGCCTGGACTTCTCCAACCCGCTCACCCGCCCCCGCCTGCCGCACGCCGTCCTCCTGGCCGTGGGCGGCTGGAGCGGCGGCGCGCCCACCAACAGCATGGAGTCGTACGACGCCCGCTCCGACCGCTGGGTGAGCGTGACGGACGCGGACGAGGCGCCGCGGGCGTACCACGGCGTGGTCTCCCTGGGCGGCGCCCTCTACTGCGTGGGCGGCTTCGACGGCGTGCAGTACTTCAACAGCGTGCGGCGCTTCGACCTGGCCGCCCGCCGCTGGCACCAGGCGGCGCCCATGCACGCGCAGCGCTGCTACGTGAGCGTGGCGGCCCTGGACGGCTGCGTCTACGCCATGGGCGGCTACGACGGCCACACGCGGCTCAGCAGCCTGGAGCGCTACCAGCCCGAGGAGAACCAGTGGACGCCGCTGGCCTCCATGCACGAGCAGCGCAGCGACGCCAGCGCCACCTCGCTGCACGACAAGGTGAGAGCCGAGGGCTGGTCGTGGTCCCGCGTTCACGCAATCGCAATGGGGGGTGACGGACCCCTtatgtccttgcggaccctccttgcatcCACCCCCAGGGcttgacgtgcgcctcccaagaattgtaaccttccgtcgaggcgacgcagcaacaaagggctgtgattggtccgctcactaaaacccgacgcaaaACCGGTTACCGACTGCGTCGACGCGTaagcgtggtcattgcgttgcgtgatgtggggaccataatcagcccttcagAGCCATCCCAAGGAGAGAGCTACCGCCACCACGCTCCACCACAAGGGGAGCGCCGCGCGGGCTGGAGCGATGCTACGGAGCGATGCTACGGAGCGATGCTACGGAGCGATGCTACGGAGCGATGCTACGGAGTGATGCTACGGAGCGATGCTACGGAGCGATGCTACGGAGCGATGCTAATGAGCGATGCTACGGAGCGATGCTACGGAGCGATGCTAATGAGCGATGCTACGGAGGTCAGGGGGTCACGTTTAATGGCGGGTTGCGAAGACAGGGTCATTCGGCGGTGTGGTTGTCTCATGAccgagggggagacagaggggggtcTTCAATGTGGTCCAAAAATACACAGCTGGATGAAAACCACTAACTGACTATAATAACTACGACGAAAATACACACCGCAGAGTCTATACAAACAGCTAAGAAATACGCTGAAGTCTAACGAAACAGATTTGCGAAGttgaaaacgaaaaaaaaaagcatgataaAGGACAGAAACGCCTTGTTGTAAGCGTGCATTCTCCCTGAGTACTTTGTTATGCTTGAACACATACCGCAGAGATTCAAACGAAAGAAATAAGGCGTGCAACTAAATCAAATCAGGGAAAAGGTGTTTTTTCGTTTCATTGCGTATTTTGTGCAAAACCGCAATACCAAACTACCCTAAAGGGCaacaaagcaaataaaaaacatatcaGAAGAAAGCTGAGaggaaaaggtgtgttttgagaGCTGGAGATGAAGCcaaccagagtgtgtgtgtgtgtgtgtgtgtgtgtgtgcgtctgtgtgcatgtgtgtgtgacgtcgcGGGCCTCAGGTGTACATCTGCGGAGGCTACAACGGCTCCATGTGTCTCCAGAGCTCCGAGTGCTACGACCCGCGGACCGACCAGTGGACCCTCATCACCCCCATGGGCGTGCAGCGCAGCGGCGTCGGGGTCGTCGCCTACAAGGACCACGTCTACGCGGtccgtttccatggcaacacacgcctctcgctctctcacccacacacacacacacatgcaaatggtAATTTAGTCaaatatttgcattttttttaagcgTTTAAGTTAATtacgggagtgtgtgtgtgtgtgtgtgtgtgtgtgtgtgtgtgtgtgtgtgtgtgtgtgtgtgtgtgtgtgtgtgtgtgtgtgtgtgtgtgtgtgtgtgtgtgtgtgtgtgcgcgagtgtgctTCCGTCTGTCTTGACGctatcccctcccctcctcaccccttccaCCATCCAGCTGGGTGGCTTCGACGGTGTGGACCGCCTGCGCACCGTGGAGGCGTACAGCCCGGCGACCACCGCGTGGCGCTCGGTGCCCTCCATGTTCATCCCGCGCAGCAACTTCGGcgtggaggtgctggaggggCTGCTGTACGTGGCCGGCGGCTTTAACGGCCACAGCACCACCTTCAACGCCGAGTGCTACGACGATACGACGCAAGAGTGGAGCGACGTGCGCGACATGGCCGTGCACCGCAGCGCGCTCAGCTGCTGCGTGGTCACGGGACTGTCCAATGTGACCGAATACGCGTTCCCGCGCCCGTCGCCGGCCCCGCCCGGACACCCGGACACACCACTTACATTATAGACTTTTAATTAAACTTCGCCCGTTTATTGATGACTTTTCTTTAGGCCTACTTCTTTCttataccctaaccctaaacctttACATGAATTAATTAGGCTACTACAATGATAGTTATATAATTAATTCTACCAATAACACAAATATCCTACTCTTAGACTTAGATATGTATTATCATATTTTAATGTAACTTTGTACTTTGgactttattaatatatataaattgagCGAttgataatatattttatttgatgcgtactactattactatttaATTGCCCTTTGGGGATGAATGAAGAAGGCTTAcccatctaaataatataatataacagcGGACCATTAATTCAGCAGATTCAGCAGTTGGCTCATGTTGGCTGCGCATGCGCAAAGAACGAAGCCACCTGCTGGAATTTGACTACGAATGAGGAAGTAGAGCGGCCGGACGGTCTTGGATGTCAAAgggaacatcacacacacacacatactctgcGAGGTAGTTACGTGCTATCGAGTGAATAGCCATACCGGCGTGGAGCCATGTTTAAAAAGCTCAAGCAGAAGATCAACGAGGAGCAGTCTCCGCAGAGGAACGCGCAGTCACCACTTCAGGCCCAGCAGGTCGGGTTGTTGTGATTCTGgtagctagctgctagctgaCCCCTGTTATGCTGGCTCTAGCCATAGCCTCGGGAATGTTCCTCTGGGATCCGGATACCCAACAGACACCGGCCCTTAAATAAGAGCACGATGTCATGACATAGTTAGTTGACAATGTTGTACAATGTTAAAGAACATAGTTATTAGTACGCCGGGTAACATGGCTAGCTTCTATCTAGCTCATCGGTTAGCTTCTAAACATAGCTGACCATAGCTGACTGCTGTCCTCAGCTGCTGATCAAGTCGATCCAGAACTGTATGGACCGATCATGAAGTGTGGTCCTGTGGTTGTCGATGTAAAGGCACCTATGCCCTAATTTGTATTGCACACATCATATATTCGATATACGTCTTGAGCTGCTGTCGTCTAATCGAAAGTGTGACGTGTGACTGTCCTGGATGCTGTGGTTCTCAGCTGTCCGCTGTAGCATATGCTTGCCATTGCATTTTAATCTTGAGGGGATTATTTTGACTGATTTTCCGAGTTACACAGTAGTTGTTGTTGATTAACAATGCTAAACCAATATTGAAACCTCAAAGTGGTATAACTGAACATTCATTCAATTTCAAGGTGTCTCAAGTCCTTGTGTGcctgcttgagtgtgtgtgtgaatgcaaagAACTAGTAGGAGTCTGTATTATGCAAGGTATTTTGGCTGATGTGTCATCTCGCAATGTCGTTACAGACCGGACCTGGAGAGAGGCGTAGCAGCCACACCCCCTCCTTTCAACAGGATGGCACACCCTCTCCAAGCGACAGAGAGGTAAAGCACAGTTTAACCCAAGCCCAATTCTAATTCTGTTCATATTCCAGGCTGTCTGCAAAGGTGAATCATTCCTCCCCTAACCCCACTGCATTATGTAGACGGATGAAACCTCTGCCTGCTCTTCAAAATCTGCCAGATCTATAAGACTGTCTTGGCTTGGCACCCCTTTTTTATTTAACTGTGTTCAACCATTAGTCATGAGTTACAATAAAGCATTACATTCGACTACAtaacaaaaaatcaaaaataacatttcaaggCAGCCTATGGTGGGCTATTAAGTTGACAGTGTTTCAACCTTAAATGCATTCTGTTCAATATCATATTATTCTTTACCCCCAAAGCTGGTTTATTGAGAAAATAATGCTACAGGGGGCTTTGTATATTCAAGTGTTCAGGGGTTTAAAAGGTAGTTATGACAGCAGGACTGCAATACAACtattatattttctttttgggAGAATCTAGATTCATATTTAATATTACTGTAATATATTACTTACTCATTACTTCTCGGCTTTGTCAGAGTTTCCAATGTCATAATCAAACTAATATCCCTGAGTGTACTTTGTTACACTAATGGATTGtcttaaaaataatattgtCAAATTAGTGAAACATTTAACAGCGGCTAATGGTACATGTTTTTATCCCCTCGTTCTATTTAAAACATCAAAAAAATGTCCAGAGCCAGATATCCCTTCCTTGGAACAAAGAAAGTCATTTTGTTGGGACAATGTAGGACATACTACAGCATGTGTCTGAATTATTGATGCTTCCTCTTAACAGTGTTCCCCCCTAGTGAACCTTCTTAATGGAGGGGCGCAGGCTATGAAACATTTACCATTACATATTGGAAGCAATGAACCTATGTTCAAAGCTACAGTGATGTATGGAACTAGTTGTCATTATGTGGAATGTCTAAAGACTTGAGGGtttcttgtttgtttctttAGGTTATTTAGAAGACTGAGCTTGTGTGGTTGGTTGATCTTTGGGCCATTGTAAAAGCTTTATATTGaccattatttatttaagaaGAATTGTTTTATGGCTGTGGACTCCAGGCCCGGGCAATAATTCACTCTTATCGTTTATTGtctttgaatgaatgaatatcaACTGTTTTGAAGAAAGATATGCCTATAAAACTATCAAAATATGAGGTCTGAAACGTCAGGAAAATAAAATTGGTTTTGGTCGAATTCTTTAAATGTCCATATACTACAAGGTAATAATCCTCTTTTAGACTGTTGGTAATGCTATTTTGAATTCATAAGTATCATGATTTTGATCGTAACCCTGTTCAATTCCCCCTGGTTATCGTCATAATATATTTAAACGTATAACCCCGCCCTCTCTCAGGGTTTGATGGTTGAGAATCAGTTGTTATTTTCTCAATGCTATACTGATTCTCAAAACATAGCGTAGTGTAATATGTTGTTGGGCAAATTTAGCCCATAAACACTTTGCACCGCCTTATTTACAGGCTCCAGTACAGGAATCAAGTCTCCCTTTTACCTTGCGAAATCGCGTAAGCTCTCCATTGTGTACAGCTCACCCCATTCTCACTCTGAAGTTCTTCATAATGTACACAGATCACACCACTCTCACTCTGAAGTTCTTCATAATGTACACAGATCACACCACTCTCACTCTGAAGTTCTTCATAATGTACACAGATCACACCACTCTCACTCTGAAGCTCTTACTTCAACCATCACACCTTTTTGATTTATCACCAAAACAGTTACACGCCATTTGTCTTCCCTGGAACAGTCTCCTCATTACATTGATATTATCGGGATACATAAACCACTCTGGCTGGTTTGAGCTATTACTACCATGGCTTGAGACTATACAGGGATGTCAAACGGCCGCCATGCTGTCCAATGACGACCGGGTCAGTCTCAATCAGTTTCCTCACCTCTTTGTCCCCCTTTTTCTCTACTTCACATGCTGTCCTTttgtccgtctctgtctctcagactATCTCTCCGACTCGTTTACGAGTCTACTCATCTTCGTCTCTCTGGCCGGTCTCTCCCGACGGGTTTTTCCGGGCAGGCTGGCCAGACGGTCCCCCAGCACTGTTTTGCACTCATGGTGTTATTTTGTcattgctctctgtctccctcccctcccctccatgccTTTCTGTCTTGTTACTGCACTGGCGGGTTCAGGCGCTGGCCGGGATGATAGCCGAGCCCGCCTTTCTCTCTGAGTACACTATCTTTGCTCTGGACCATTCAAAACGACCCAAACCGGCCCAGGTAGCCAGTGTGGTGAGTTGTTCTCACTccctgcttccccccccccccccacccgtcctTCTCCCGtccacctcctctcttccttccttgcATCTCTGTGCCTCCTCCAGGGGAGTAGGTAGAAGACTGGTACCCACGTAGCTCCAGTGAGGGCTGTTTGCACCCTGCTCTCTCTTTTAATCCCGTTTCCTATGGACTATCCTTAGTAACCTGAAGGCATCTCAGTCGTAGGCTAACATTGCATCGAATGGGGATTCATGGTTTGTATTGTGGGATAGAAGCTTTTGGCCTTTACCTCATGCCGGATTTACACCCCTTCCATTTTACTTGGTTCTAATCCGTTACAGCAATGTATGCTTTCTCCCTTAGAGGTCCTTTTAGACTTTAGATGCCTGCGTTTTAaaattcccagaatcccttaTTCGTTATTTGAACTGGTGTGGTCTCCCATCCCCACGCGTTTGTTCATTTGGGATCTGTGTTTGTATTTCACAAGACGTGGTTCAATGGGACATGGGTTATTTCTGTCCTGTTTTCCCAAATAAACAAACCGTGTACCTTGTTGTATATTGTCATAGAACCCTTATTATTAAACCAGAGTGTGCATTGATGATTGCATTTAGAAAGCCCATTTGAATAATGTAATAGACTAGACAAACTCAAATGTCAAAAAAGGTAAGGATCAACagaagagaaaaacaaacaaatgctaTAATAGTGGCACAACATTTATTATGAAAATCCATGAAGTGGTAATGATGAGTCTCATATACAAGTCTCTTTTTAAAAATAGCTTTTATGACACTGAAGTTCTGATAGTCTTTAAAATTATAGTAGCCCAATCAACTGGGGAAGACAAACCACAGCTAAACAAACTATCAGCAATTTATGCAACCATTCTGGAAGCAGAGGCCAGTCAGTCATCTTATCTTCTCCTAAACTATAGTGCATAATTGTGTCTCTGCATTGATTTTACCCTCTGACTGCTCTTTGAGAATATGATCTTCAAAGGAACACAGTGCTTCCCAACTACCGCTTAACATTTTCATGCAATCTAGAGGTCACCTGCTCCAGAAATGTGTCTCCGGTTGTTATCTCAATATCAAGTGATTGGCCCCTTATTCCTCCGGAATGAATTTTGTCATGTTTATCATGTTTCACCTTAATCTTATCATAATGCCATCGTTGTCAATCATGTTTCTGAATAGCAGAAATCCTTACAAATAGATTTGGTTAAAGAAAGCATGCTAATCAATTTAGCATACCACTTGCCCAGGGCACAAGAAACATGAGCTTCTTTgctataaagaaaaaaaaaatgttcctCAACTTCTTTCAAATACTGGTTGTACTGGTTTCTCTGCGtcatattaaaatattttattgttcaagTGCAAAATTTATACAAAAGATACTTCCTTCAAATAATGCTGTATTGatgcaaaatgaaaaaacataatCAATATAAGTATTAATATTAGCAATGaactttgtctttttttcctATGTACTGTATATGCTGGTAAGTAAATTGCTAGGTACAATGTAAACAAACGTGTAACTTAAAAGTGACGCAAATCCGATTTGCTGCTCAACGATGCACTATCTTAGCGCATCATTTACCATGTAGTCCTAAGTAAACAGTACCCTGTATATCCGGGCCTTGTTAGCCGGCTAAGCTTCTCAGCTGACATCGTACAACGATAAACATGAAGTAGATTACTCAGGAACAGGGGGAAGCATGGCGTTGGACATAGGAAAATCTATCTTTCTCTGAACCTGCTTCTTACCAGTAATATTAACCCGCAAAGCTGGCCTAAAGTCCACACTCTTTCAGCAAACTAGGACTCTGTGCTGCTGTTTTAACACAGATGCTTGAACTGACAATTCAAACTCCGGCTCTTCTAATTGACAATTTAAACCTCTTTTTACATATTGTTTTTCCGTCTTTGTGGCTGTTACGTAGACTACGTTTTAACCCCTTTTTCTGTTGTACCGTACCGGAGAGATGCCTTCCGTTTTGTGTATTTAACCCCTCTGTTTTTTTCCAAGTTGCATGAGGGATCCCATTGCTGCCTGCATTGCTGTGAGCAATTCTAATATTGCTCCCTCCAAAGTAATCAGGGAGTAGCACGCTGGGGTGTGGAGTCACTAACTGTCTGAAGGGTCAGAGCACCGGCACGGCTCTCCCTCATGCGCTGTGCTGTTATCTTGCAGGGGGCTTCCGGTGTGGTGTCCAGGTCTCCCAGAGGTAGTATTAATGGAGATGGAAGTGCTTCTCCGCAGGCAAGTTTAATTTCCCTTCCACCCACCAGCAGCGTTGTTCTCCAAATTTTTTCTTTAACTTTTTACATTAATTTGTTTCTTGCCGTCCATCTCGTTAAGTGCACATTTTAATCAGCCGTGTCGAGAACAATTTTGTCAGTGTTGGAAGATTGGGCCGGATTGGGCGGGAATTCTGgcacaatctggcaacactgacaaTATTGTTTCCCGCCCAATCCGGCAACCCTGGCTGCGGCAcgctgcagccagggttgccagattgggcgggaaatctggcccaatctgccAACACTGACAATATTGTTTCccgaccaatctggcaacactgacaaTATTGTTTCCCACCCAATCCGGCAAccagccagggttgccagattgcaGGGGAATtcttgcccaatctggcaacactgacaaTATtgtttcccgcccaatctggcaaccctggcggCAGCGCACTGccgccagggttgccagattgggcgggaatcctggcccaatctggcaacgctggatATTGTAAGTCTTTTCACGGTGCCGCCGCTCCCTCCCACAGCCTCCGCGGAGAGAGGAGCCCCAGACCTTCGCCCAGAAGCTGCAGCTGAAGGTGCCCTCGGTGGAGTCGCTGTTCCGCAGCGGGGCCAGTCGGGCGGAGGGCCTCTTCCGCTCGCCGTCCAAGGAGAGCCTGGGCCGCAGCGCCTCCCGCGAGTCGCTCACCACGGTGGGGGAGGCGGAGCCCCCCGCCGCTCCCGGGTACGACCCCTCGTCGGACGTGGAGAGCGAGGCGGAGGACTCCCCGGGGAACGTGGAGGGGCTCTCCAAGGAGCAGCTGCTGCACCGCCTGCAGCGGTCGGAGCGGAGCCTGGGGAACTACCGGGGGAGGTATTCGGAGGTGAGGGTCGCTGCCTCCTCatagacccccccacccctcaacccTGTATCTTGACGTTTCATTCAGTGAAGAGCCCCTGGATTGcggtctttgtgtctgtcttctAGGGCTGCTCGGTTATGgagaaaatcataatcacgattatttcgGTCAAttttgaaatcacgattattcaaagaatcatttttgagtttgaatgtatttattcatttattcagcagtctctcccaaaaaacacagaaaaaaatacacaaaatggtcaaaaagaaaatatttaaatctaaaataatgtacagatatgtatccagctgttctgcactttctataaaacatttaataaaaaaaaaatattataatcaAAAACTATAAGTTTTCTGgttgtttgacgctaaaatcaaaatcgcgatcaaaattcaaTGAATCGCTCAGCCCTACTCCTCTGTATCTTGACGTTTTAGTCCGTGAAGACCCCGCAGCTGAAAGTCTTCGGGTCTCTCTTCTGTATCTAGTCGTTTCATTCTGTGAAGGATCTTCCGGCTGGAGgtctctgcgtctctcttcTGTATCTAGTCGTTTCATTCTGTGAAGGATCTTCCGGCTGGAGGTCTATGCGTCTCTCTTCTGTATCTAGTCGTTTCATTCTGTGAAGGATCTTCCGGCTGGAGgtctctgcgtctctcttcTGTATCTAGTCGTTTCATTCTGTGAAGGATCTTCCGGCTGGAGGTCTATGcgtctctcttctctatcttGACGTTTCATTACCGTGGGAGTTAGCCAGCGTGTTCTCTCTCACTGCACACGGGTGCGATACAGCTATTTATCTCCCGCATCTTCTCCATGCAGCTTGTGACGGCGTATCGGACGGTGCAGCGGGACAAAGAGAAAAGCCAGGTAAGCTGCACGGGATTACACGGGCCTCTTGGAGAGGATTGTCGACCCGTTGACTGACTCGCTGTTCTTTATTCTCGCACCCCAGGTGATCCTGAGTCAGAGTCAAGACAAAGCCCTGCGCAGGATAGGAGAGCTTAGGGAGGTAGGTCCAACGGTTTCCTTCGTTACCCAACATCCACTGAAGGAGGAGCCGCTGTCAAAGATGTACTATAAATACCGCGAGAGAAAAGGGTTGCAAAAGTGATATGGAAAAACTTGCAGTAGAATCCAATTTTTTGTTTAGTAATGTGCTCTATATCTGCAGCCAAGATTCACCTCCACTGGCAGGTTCATTAGTTCAAACTGAGATGGTAGCCCTGCAGACAGAGTGTATTGATTTGTGGatcgttttgttttgttattgcaCAATCTTCATTTCAGTTACAGTTCAAAGAACAAACTCCTCTTTTAAACGTTTTAATAGTGCAGGTTAAACTTGTGGTAACGTAGCGCACTATTGATGCTCTTGTTTACCTCAGATGAGTTGcagtacatgtgtgcgtgcagtgtgtgtgtgtgtgtgtgtacatgcactcAATGTCCAATATGAGTATCTGGGTCATGCACAATTTCAGTGCTCTCAATTAGAGTAGAGCGTAAACACGCTCAGATAAACAGATGAGATCTAGGTCGGTCTAACAGGTCATGCTACCCATTTGGATGTTTATTCGACTAGAATTTCCTAGGAAAATCCCATTGTTTAATTGGTAATTGTCTAATCAAGTGgttattgattttatttgtgCAGTATAAGCACACCTACGATGTGTGCTACTATAAGTCCACATAGTAGGGGATGGACACAATTCCCTTTTGAGTTTCACTTTCATGTAATCCCGTACAATGCGTGCTGTTTGAATCTGTCGAATGGTCTGCTTAGGAGCTTCAAATGGACCAGCTGGCCAAGAAGCACCTGCAGGAGGAGTTCGATGCTACCCTAGAGGAGAAGGACCAGTTGATCACGGTGCTCCAGACTCAGGTACCGTCTCATGGGCTTGTAGCCTGGGATCCAGTCTGAGGAGTGCACATGTGTTACAGGTTCACCTTGTTGTTATATCTCTGCATATATCACAACACCTAAATCTGAACTAAAACCAAACCGTACTCGGGTTATAAAACTTAGGCCGAACCTGTTAAAGTGGCAAGCTCTTAGATCTTCGTTTCGACCTCTTTTGTGCCACCTATGGCGAATAAAACGCAGCTACACACTCAAGTGAGTTGAAGAGCGAGTCTATTGTGTACAGGCTCCACCTTCCCACTCTGGCGGCACCACTTCTGTTGGCTGATGGAAAACATGTCACTAACTGCGCAACTCGTGATTGGAGCACATAGCAGGAAAGACGCCAATCTACACACAGTTCATAACACTCATAATACTGTAATTTCAAGGGCTTTTGTCCGTGGGCCACGGGTTCAAGCACCACGTAGGTAGATCGTGACTCACCACACATGCTTAAATTAGCATTTTTGGAGATCTTCATCATTGCCACTTTAACTAT harbors:
- the LOC130404928 gene encoding kelch-like protein 10; translated protein: MDEGQEVDCAGQEVGLERTMSSMSCNIFNELRLEGKLCDVVLEVEGLQFKAHKNILCGCSPYFRVLFTHNMSPVTGVYPIPGVSADTMQLLIEYAYTRHVEVTWDNVEALLVAADYLSVMGAVRACCGFLGGQLSVENAVGIWRLTNHYPLPRLRRRAYLYILRCFEEVARVSEEFPELSLEQLGDLLGEDTLNAAQEEVVFEALLRWISHAHEERRGHISQLLLKVRMGLMDTEYFRGRVKNHSLVRSDERCRPVILEVLRVMYDRDMNTRLDFSNPLTRPRLPHAVLLAVGGWSGGAPTNSMESYDARSDRWVSVTDADEAPRAYHGVVSLGGALYCVGGFDGVQYFNSVRRFDLAARRWHQAAPMHAQRCYVSVAALDGCVYAMGGYDGHTRLSSLERYQPEENQWTPLASMHEQRSDASATSLHDKVYICGGYNGSMCLQSSECYDPRTDQWTLITPMGVQRSGVGVVAYKDHVYALGGFDGVDRLRTVEAYSPATTAWRSVPSMFIPRSNFGVEVLEGLLYVAGGFNGHSTTFNAECYDDTTQEWSDVRDMAVHRSALSCCVVTGLSNVTEYAFPRPSPAPPGHPDTPLTL